Genomic window (Zingiber officinale cultivar Zhangliang chromosome 2B, Zo_v1.1, whole genome shotgun sequence):
TTTTACCTTGACCTTTCAATCTTATTATAGGTTTTTGTCTATAATTTTGCTGATTTTAGTGAAATTATGTTGAATTTTTATGAACAAATTAACAATTGTGTCAAAGTTGACAATCAGCTAAACCATCCTCATAATTATGTCACCTGCTCTTCGAGAAATTCACTCTCAATAAAGTCAGCCAGTTGAGCATCTTTGCAATTTTCAGCAATCTGGATTAAATTTCAAGACAATGTAAAAGTTAAAATATGAGATAACACTAATTAGTTGGACCATGGTTCAGTATCACTTACATTGTGTAGCTGGATCAGCTTCTCGTTCGTCAACTTCTCAAGAGCCAAAGTCAATTCCATGGCTGAAACAAAGCAAAACAATGTCACCACATACTCTACAAAATCCAAGGTTTTATCAAACTTAGCAGAGTagcaaaaaaatattaaaaaaatggaaTGGTACAAAACCAAATAATTCAATCTCGATGTAAAAATTTAGGATTCCGAATGAAAATATTAGGATTCTTGGTGCCGACattaaattgtaaaaatttagGAATAGTCGCCATCgttgtttaaaaaaaaagtctCTTTCCTGGAACATCATCAAATAAGTAATAACAGGATAAAATTCATCGATATTGAGGAGAATGGACGAAACAAATATTTATATGCAACAGTTACATAAAACGATAGAGTAGATTTGTGCTGATGCACAGATTTGAACTTACCATGCAATGCTTCTCCCTTTTCAGGATGATCGAATTCAAACGGTGGCATAACAAGAGACTGGAGTTTCACTCTTCCTCCTCGCTTGTTCTGATCACGGAGAGATTTAGAATCAGTTGTCGTAGCTCAAAGACAATAACAAACACCTTGAAATTTGAATCTGTAACTTACTTGGTATTCCATCAGTTTCTCGGCATGCTCCCTTTCCTCTTCACTTGACTCCTTGAAAAATCTGTAATGAACAAAAGCAAGTCAAATATACTCCAGAATCACAACACATGTATGAAAATAGAGAATAAATGCCTACTTACTTTGCGAGGCCTTTCAGCGCAACGTTGTCGCGGTCGAAGTAAGCGAACAAGGCATGATAGACGTACGAATTATTGTATTCGACACTGCGAATGGAACAATGTTGACGAGATCACTGAGATTGATCTAATTAAATTTCTCATAGAAGGAATTTAAAGAACAGAACAAACGAAAGGTAAGTCAAACAAGACGCGTTTTCCAAGAACTATCAACTAACAAGGCAGCTAAGAACTCGCTCGCATTGTGGAGATCCTAGGTCATTTATCTCGAGAATGACAAAGAAATTTCATCGAAAAGATGAATCAAAGATCGCAGGGGAAAAATATTACAATAAACATAAGGTTAAATGAATGAGAGAGAGAAATAGAACCGACTTGATCTGTTGATTGATGGCagattcacactcatcggcgTATTTCTGACGGCCCAAAGACAGATCTGGGGACGTCGGAATCAGGGCGAGCTCCTTCCCGATCTCCTCCAAGGGCAGAAACACGACTCCCGTCAACGCCTGGCCGGAGTTGGCAGCGGCCGCGGAAGCTTCGAGAGGCATGTCTTCTCGCTCGAAGGATGATGGGTGGGGAATGAAAGGGCGAGGACGCGGGGATATAAAAAGAGCAGGAGAGAGTCTGGATGGACGACAAGTGGACAGTCAGATCATTTTCAGTCGGATGCGCGCGTGGACGACTCACGATCTCCACACGACTCTCTTCCTCAGCGACCGTGTGAAAGGAATCTTTAAGccacaaaaaataaagttttgaaaacaaaagcCAGCTCATAGCTTTTAATGCCATCCACGGTGCAAAACGGAACTAATAATTCCATTtcctttttttgatatttttatctCATTTTCATATTATCATTCagatatttcattttttaaatattttaaaatttataattaaatattttattaagtaaATATTTATAGATAAATTCGTTGAATATCAAATATCTTTAATTCTCTCCTTAAAAAATtagatttcaaaaaataaaaaaaaaaaaattaaataagtaatCAATGCCAACTTTTTTTGGTGGCCCCTGCTACACGTCACCCACGTGCCCCCAATGCAGAGCCcgtctttttttttaaatgtttttttatattttttttaaaaatagaaatcaTCGAGTATATTGGAGAGGATCCGCATGGATGCCCTAATAAGGAAGACGTGTGATGGCCTCATGCTTGTTGTGGAGACAACAGCAAATGAGACCCACAGAAGTCGCGTGTTGCTTCCCAGTTGATCATGGTCTTTGTGTTGATTTACAGTGAAACAACGTTCTAAAAGAAATCAAGAAAGTAGATGTACAAAAAGATATTCAGTAATTGACTAAAGCCCACATATAAAATTTCAGAATTCCTAATTAAAGAACACACTAAAAttgttatttttcaaaaagtgcATTTATTTCCAATAATATAATACGCCTCTCGCCAACTGCTTATCCCATTCTCAAACATCAGAGCAAcatattcaaaataaaaaaaaagtttatttgATTCGAATGCATGCAATCTCGACATCTCTTCGCTCTCCCAGTTCACGGAAATTAAATCTCCTCTCTCTCTATTAGCTCGTCGAAAACAATTTCCTCAAAAGTCGAAACCCTCCACATGGATCTATCAGCTCGTCGAAAGTGAATTAGGATCTACTGATAATCTTTCCGTCTCCCATTCAAGTTTAGGGTTTAGTTTGACTTCTCATTCTGTATCCTGACGTTGGTCATCTCTCTCCTCTCCTATCTTGGATCGCTGACCTAGTATTGTAATTCAACCTCTCGGTCAGGTATATTTCAGATTTCTATCATGTAGagccctcctttttttttttttttaatgttttttatatatttttttaaaatataaatcacCGGGTATATTAGAGAGGATCCACATGGATGCCCTAATAAGGAAGACGTGTGGCAGCCTCGCGCTTGTTGCGAAGACAATAGCAAATGAGACCCACAGAAGTCACGTGTTGCTTCCCAGCTGATCATGGTCTTTGTGTTGATTTACAGTGAAACAACGTTCTAAAGAAATCAAGAAAGTAGATGTACAAAAAGATATTCGGTAATTACTAAAGCCCACatataaaattttagaattcCTAATTAAAGAACACACTAAAGttgttatttttcaaaaagtgcATTTATTTCCGATAATACGCCTCTCGCCAACTGCTTATCCCATTCCCAAACATCAGAGCaacatattcaaaaaaaaaaatttatttgattcgGATGCATACAATCTCGACATCTCTTCGCTCTCCCAGTTCACAGAAATTAAATCTCCTCTCTCTCTATTAGCTCGTCGAAAACAATTTCCTCAAAAGTCGAAACCCTCCACGTAGATCTATCAGCTCGCCGAAAGTGACTTAGGATCTACTGATAATCTTTCCCTCTCCCATTCAAGTTTAGGGTTTAGTTTGACTTCTCATTCTGTATCCTGACGTTGGTCATCTCTCTCCTCTCCTATCTTGGATCATTGACCTAGTATTGTAATTCAACCTCTCGATCAGGTATGTTTCAGATTTCTATTGTAGTCCCCATCTCTTACACATGTTTAGACTTTGTCACACTTTAACTTGCAttcctttgatttgattttgtaTTGGTTTGCATTGTCCTTAACCACCACGCTATTTTCTTGAAATTTGAAAATCCATCGATAACTAAAATTCATTGGTGGGTGTGACATAGagttttatcaattttaaaatcTTATAACGGGTAGACTGTATTAGACtggttagagggggtgaatagtcctgaaaataagttaatcaaattttttaCTTTTACTTAGCAAGGATAgtcaaattaattaagcacaaataattaacattaaaatcaattacaaaaataaagtaagagaataaaaatatttacttggttacaacctaggtgattgttaatccaagatgatGTTACCGTTGGCTGATGTGGCTcggagtgtaacgcccgaaaattctcaaattaattttagaaatattctatgatttttctggaattttagaatatttttacggaatttttggagtagcagaagtagtaaaaataaataaaaccataaaacagcttaagcgggaatcgaacccaagACCTAGTGAACTCTATGCCTTACGGATGACTTAGTAACcatgtggccccagcaggggtgtgctgaaagaagagggaaacaattatatttaaggttgagttggggtgaaattaatcacttaatataaataggagatttAAGTGGGGGATGATTATTTTGATCGATAGtttctctccctcaaaccctcacccgccgacccctctcccttcctcaacTATCGgcacccaagtccaaggaagaaactagggttccatccatagggccataggagtatcgtccggcaacatcaagggtacgaggacgctcctctccgcgagaagaacgcatagacgcgagaagatcgtcgaagagatccctcctccggaaaacctagcgattggattgtaaggaaatctagcgcaggaggtaagaaacccctcacctgcagtataagtagtttttCGTGCATTTTATACATCAGTatagtcatatgcagaattttcagtatatagggtgtgaattagcacacaccaagtgtttgctttaatgcttagctcaatagaatgccacagtaggcattttaatagctcagtaaatgcagtagaagcatttaaaatagcatattagtcttgctccagcttttatgggactacggtccaatgggtgggctcccacagtcgcctctaggttcagataacctagttctaggttcagacaacctagtaagagaaagataaggtatattagctacaaatcagtattttacttttcagtgacactgtactggacttcagttgtccttgggttgggctctcacagtcgtccctaggtttagataacctagtaaaccttactagattcggaatttacaaccccgggtgtagttagggatgcgcgcacaacaagtacagttgccgggctcaTCAGCAGCataattatgtattttcatctatttatgatatatagttttccaaagcttcacaatttagttatgtgatttcAGTTCAGGatttgtatcagcttagcatttATTTAGATAGctgttgtatcagtttagttctatcttgttgataccaGAAGATATCGCCATGCTCAGCCTTTACTTTCTATATTTTGTATGCcagaatgccatgttttagcatgttcaacACATTttacaaatagcatgttttcagaacataaattgcatcgtatgcatggttttgtgaggtagatggtttcttactaagcgtaagcttacagatacttctttcccttatactgcagataaagataaaAGAAAGATAGACTAGCGgaggctgaaggtcaatgcagtgaaggTGTGTGTGGAtgggaacatggaataaagatgCTTGGGATCTAGCAAACTTGCACTTAGTATTTCTGGTTCTAGTTACTTTCCTACATTGTAGAATGTTCGAGTAGCATGAATTGTGTAGTATGCATTAAGTTTGTTATTAGATAGTACCTTGTGAGTAATGTCATGCCTAGTAGTTTGgttttatgcttatagagttgaaaCATGTGGtttgggcacgaaacagtgctgaaatcagattcctggtacgaaatcagaaaccccaatcgatcagctgattgattggaggcttcttgatcgatcagctgatcgattgaggagtttgtaccgcgaacagtaatcTCCGGGATAGATCCGTCGATCGATCCGGacgcgttctgtcgcgaacagaaagccctagAATCGATCGCTGtatcgattggcaagtctggatcaatcagtcgatcgatccagaatattacccccgcgcacagtagcgcactgaatcgatcaatggatcgattagtcatgccagatcgatcagccgatcgatccagaatttcgtccgtgcacagtagcacgctgaatcgatcagcggatcgatcagatgactccaatcaatcagccgatcgattggagtgtctaaTTTCAGCTGGAAGGACCTCATTTTAGTCTTTTGATCAATTAGAAAgtttgggttccttccctagtgtatgtatgtcaaaggaaaggtctttgaacctaatcttatgggctgtaatagtcattagcagagtaagattttaaatAGCGCagatttccgcaccttatagttagcacagcataatgtgacggtctgacctcgcagcctagtcagttagtaggaggcgggtcgttacacggaGGCACCTCCAAAAGGATCCAAGACGCTTCTAGTGTGGTTAAAGTTTTATCCTTAGTGGCATAGTCACCAACATCTCTGCCACGTTGAAAGGCACCTTCATGAGGATTGACGGCGCCTTCACACCTCTGCTTAAGGTACATTCGAGTTCTCTCATGGCGCCTTCGCACTTTTTTATCCTAGGCGCCTCAGGCACATTTGACGCACCTCGGGTCTCGAATGCGACAACTTCTCTACCGAAGCTTAAGACGCCTCCAAAGCCATTGGAGGCGTCTCGAGTACTATTCATTTGAACAATCTCTTTCCCATGCTcgtttgggtgatgctccggctgttcggaattgagctcacccgaactcaactccaGTCTTCTCTTTAAGCAGGGTTCCtccctgacttctcgtccctcggattgcTGTGCGTGCCCTTGCTCCACCAGTATACTCTTCCATAGTTTATCGTCACTCGG
Coding sequences:
- the LOC122049625 gene encoding ferritin-3, chloroplastic-like, whose protein sequence is MPLEASAAAANSGQALTGVVFLPLEEIGKELALIPTSPDLSLGRQKYADECESAINQQINVEYNNSYVYHALFAYFDRDNVALKGLAKFFKESSEEEREHAEKLMEYQNKRGGRVKLQSLVMPPFEFDHPEKGEALHAMELTLALEKLTNEKLIQLHNIAENCKDAQLADFIESEFLEEQVEAIKKISEYVAQLRRLGKGHGVWHFDQMLLHEGDIVAA